A stretch of Corallococcus silvisoli DNA encodes these proteins:
- the carF gene encoding plasmanylethanolamine desaturase produces the protein MKKPDTIADKVRLQDAQALAQGYSPAIRAMEIASILAFVTLEGALIYKLWSTHHTGPWLLILAVVLGYLAADFVSGLVHWMGDTWGSTEMPVLGKAFIRPFREHHVDEKAITRHDFVETNGNNCLVSLPVAALAVAVPLNGPGWVFLAAFLGAMIFWVMATNQFHKWSHLDSPPALIHFLQRVHLILPPDHHRIHHTAPFNQYYCITVGWMNRPLKMIHFFPLMERLITWATGQLPRQDDIGTEAAQALVAVDGAQEVPVLQAAKELLKATAEDPAAPASSRSAP, from the coding sequence ATGAAGAAGCCGGACACCATCGCCGACAAGGTCCGCCTGCAGGATGCCCAGGCGCTCGCGCAGGGCTATTCCCCGGCCATCCGCGCGATGGAGATCGCCTCCATCCTCGCGTTCGTGACGCTGGAGGGCGCGCTCATCTACAAGCTCTGGAGCACCCACCACACCGGGCCGTGGCTGCTCATCCTGGCGGTGGTGCTGGGCTACCTGGCCGCGGACTTCGTATCCGGCCTGGTCCACTGGATGGGTGACACGTGGGGCTCCACGGAGATGCCCGTGCTGGGCAAGGCCTTCATCCGCCCCTTCCGTGAGCACCACGTCGACGAGAAGGCCATCACCCGCCACGACTTCGTGGAGACCAACGGCAACAACTGCCTCGTGTCGCTGCCGGTGGCCGCGCTCGCGGTGGCGGTGCCGCTGAACGGGCCGGGCTGGGTGTTCCTGGCCGCGTTCCTGGGCGCGATGATCTTCTGGGTGATGGCGACCAACCAGTTCCACAAGTGGTCGCACCTGGACTCGCCGCCCGCGCTCATCCACTTCCTCCAGCGCGTGCACCTCATCCTGCCGCCGGACCACCACCGCATCCACCACACCGCGCCCTTCAACCAGTACTACTGCATCACCGTGGGCTGGATGAACCGGCCGCTGAAGATGATCCACTTCTTCCCGCTGATGGAGCGGCTCATCACCTGGGCCACCGGCCAGCTGCCCCGCCAGGACGACATCGGCACCGAGGCCGCCCAGGCCCTGGTCGCCGTGGACGGCGCCCAGGAGGTGCCCGTGCTCCAGGCGGCCAAGGAGCTGCTCAAGGCCACCGCCGAGGACCCCGCGGCCCCCGCGTCCAGCCGCTCCGCGCCCTGA
- a CDS encoding nickel-dependent hydrogenase large subunit yields MAKTFEKAVTGFNHNIKHKGKVYHVQTEDSGVNNPHIITHLFVGGNILASKKTSYADILNAENLAEVVRELMEEQHKEMLRNLINGVYDNYESTVRSYQPGQLATDAEVAAQPKLQPVPTQQPRPPTPPPPPVAATGSQLPPEVAAARALKEKPRINEVGVETLFGEDLISEKSLDEVILSYLASEGEPS; encoded by the coding sequence ATGGCGAAAACCTTCGAAAAAGCCGTCACTGGCTTCAATCACAACATCAAGCACAAGGGGAAGGTCTACCACGTCCAGACCGAGGACTCGGGCGTCAACAACCCCCACATCATCACCCACCTGTTCGTGGGCGGGAACATCCTCGCGTCCAAGAAGACGTCCTACGCGGACATCCTCAACGCGGAGAACCTGGCGGAGGTTGTTCGCGAGTTGATGGAGGAGCAGCACAAGGAGATGCTGCGCAACCTCATCAACGGCGTGTACGACAACTACGAGTCCACGGTCCGTTCGTACCAGCCGGGCCAGCTCGCCACGGACGCGGAGGTCGCCGCGCAGCCCAAGCTGCAGCCGGTGCCCACGCAGCAGCCGCGTCCCCCCACGCCGCCTCCGCCGCCCGTCGCGGCCACGGGCTCGCAGCTCCCTCCGGAAGTGGCCGCCGCGCGCGCCCTCAAGGAGAAGCCCCGCATCAACGAGGTGGGCGTGGAGACGCTCTTCGGCGAGGACCTCATCTCCGAGAAGAGCCTGGACGAGGTCATCCTCAGCTACCTGGCCAGCGAGGGCGAGCCCTCGTAG
- the ftsE gene encoding cell division ATP-binding protein FtsE, translated as MIQFFHVYKAYPGDPPVLQDINLNVEKGEFVFLTGPSGAGKTTLLKLIFCGEKATKGQILVGGKNIARIRESAVPYLRRNIGVVFQDFKLLPHRSVADNVGFTLDVLGVPRAEARDKVYRMLKQVGLEHKAHSLPLRLSGGEQQRVVIARALVNDPTILLADEPTGNLDPALTVEIMDLLTDINIRGTTVMVATHDATLLSRYQKRTVRLERGLIVSDEDGVKAARRMLV; from the coding sequence ATGATCCAGTTCTTCCACGTCTACAAGGCGTATCCCGGCGATCCGCCGGTGCTGCAGGACATCAACCTGAACGTGGAGAAGGGCGAGTTCGTCTTCCTCACCGGCCCTTCCGGCGCGGGGAAGACGACGCTGCTCAAGCTCATCTTCTGCGGGGAGAAGGCCACCAAGGGGCAGATACTGGTGGGCGGCAAGAACATCGCGCGCATCCGCGAGTCGGCGGTGCCGTACCTGCGGCGCAACATCGGCGTGGTGTTCCAGGACTTCAAGCTGCTGCCCCACCGCAGCGTCGCGGACAACGTGGGCTTCACGCTGGACGTGCTGGGCGTGCCCCGCGCGGAGGCGCGCGACAAGGTGTACCGGATGCTCAAGCAGGTGGGCCTGGAGCACAAGGCGCACTCGCTGCCGCTGCGGCTTTCGGGTGGAGAGCAGCAGCGCGTGGTCATCGCGCGCGCGCTGGTGAACGACCCCACCATCCTCCTGGCGGACGAGCCCACGGGCAACCTGGACCCGGCGCTCACCGTGGAGATCATGGACCTGCTCACGGACATCAACATCCGCGGCACCACGGTGATGGTGGCCACGCACGACGCCACGCTCCTGTCGCGCTACCAGAAGCGCACGGTGCGCCTGGAGCGCGGGCTCATCGTCTCCGACGAGGACGGCGTCAAGGCGGCGCGGCGGATGCTGGTATGA
- a CDS encoding cell division protein FtsX, with amino-acid sequence MSVLSKAAYFWRSAAGGLKHAPFVHFIAVSTIAIALFAAGLARGASHVVDNLLASLGGEVEVTLYLAPQLGEDEVHGVHTRVVELSHGEVTVVPPEAALKRLKRELGDLGEALSELPENPLPATLELRVPEARRSPAALQALAKELRALPGVTGVDYGEAAVERLSAIARALSFGALVALVVVLGTTVVIVAATLQLAIYSRREEIEIQKLVGATDRFVKTPFLLEGLLQGLLGALVAVGGLWLFGRLLGPTLGSLFAFLLGPGVAAPWVETRTALELLAAGCALGLGGSFVAVGRFLRV; translated from the coding sequence ATGAGCGTGTTGTCGAAGGCGGCCTACTTCTGGCGCTCGGCGGCCGGGGGCTTGAAGCACGCGCCCTTCGTGCACTTCATCGCCGTGTCCACCATCGCCATCGCGCTGTTCGCCGCGGGGCTGGCGCGCGGCGCGTCGCACGTGGTGGACAACCTGCTCGCGTCGCTGGGCGGCGAGGTGGAGGTGACGCTCTACCTGGCGCCGCAGCTGGGCGAGGACGAGGTGCACGGCGTGCACACGCGCGTGGTGGAGCTGAGCCACGGCGAGGTGACGGTGGTGCCGCCGGAAGCGGCGCTGAAGCGCCTCAAGCGCGAGCTGGGAGACCTGGGCGAGGCCTTGTCGGAGCTGCCGGAGAACCCGTTGCCCGCGACGCTGGAGCTGCGCGTGCCGGAGGCCAGGAGGTCTCCCGCGGCGCTCCAGGCCCTGGCGAAGGAGCTGCGCGCGCTGCCTGGCGTCACCGGCGTGGACTACGGCGAGGCCGCGGTGGAGCGGCTGTCCGCCATCGCCCGGGCGCTGAGCTTCGGGGCGCTGGTGGCGCTGGTGGTGGTGCTGGGGACGACCGTCGTCATCGTCGCGGCGACGCTCCAACTGGCCATCTATTCGCGGCGCGAGGAGATTGAAATCCAGAAGCTGGTGGGCGCCACCGACCGCTTCGTGAAGACGCCCTTCCTCCTGGAGGGGCTGCTCCAGGGGCTGTTGGGCGCGCTGGTGGCGGTGGGCGGGCTGTGGCTGTTCGGCCGGCTCCTGGGGCCCACGCTGGGCTCGCTCTTCGCGTTCCTCCTGGGGCCGGGCGTGGCCGCGCCCTGGGTGGAGACGCGCACCGCGCTGGAGCTGCTGGCGGCCGGGTGCGCCCTGGGGCTGGGCGGCAGCTTCGTCGCGGTGGGGCGCTTCCTGCGCGTATGA
- a CDS encoding murein hydrolase activator EnvC family protein yields MRRLVWLMVLLGAATASGQQDEAAERAAIREKLAAQRATLALVEAKKLSVLEGMELMEDMAAFSRRRVRALEGDLNLFRRRVALAEREEAVLREALRAQLRRLSPRLRTLYRLQRRRPLEVLLSAEDFAALMWRSRALEASMAGDLELLRTVQHVAGLQRQATLELKRLHTSLSERVAFLQQQSKQAQAQQEALEEVVGKLAGEAELAKRAVRELEGADAELTRMLSDLHEAPATSGFGALKGKLPRPVAGIVEVGFGRVVNPRFNTVTVQKGVDIRVPAGTPVHAVAEGTVVYAGWLRGYGNLLIVDHGDDFHTLVAHLSTIAVAVGARVAPGDVVGEVGDTGSLKGAYLYFEVRRAGQAVDPAPWLAPASASVSTP; encoded by the coding sequence ATGAGACGGCTCGTCTGGCTCATGGTGCTGCTGGGCGCGGCGACCGCGTCCGGTCAGCAGGACGAGGCGGCGGAGCGCGCGGCCATCCGCGAGAAGCTGGCCGCGCAGCGGGCCACGCTCGCGCTGGTGGAGGCGAAGAAGCTCTCCGTGCTGGAGGGCATGGAGCTGATGGAGGACATGGCCGCCTTCTCCCGCCGCCGCGTGCGCGCGCTGGAGGGGGACTTGAACCTCTTCCGCCGCCGCGTCGCCCTGGCCGAACGCGAGGAGGCCGTGCTGCGAGAGGCCCTGCGCGCCCAGCTGCGCCGGCTGTCCCCGCGCCTGCGCACCCTGTACCGGCTCCAGCGCCGCCGGCCCCTGGAGGTGCTGCTGTCCGCGGAGGACTTCGCCGCGCTCATGTGGCGCTCCCGCGCGCTGGAGGCCAGCATGGCGGGGGACCTGGAATTGCTCCGCACCGTGCAGCACGTCGCGGGGCTCCAGCGGCAGGCGACGCTGGAGCTGAAGCGGCTGCACACCTCGCTGTCCGAACGCGTGGCCTTCCTCCAGCAGCAGTCGAAGCAGGCCCAGGCCCAGCAGGAGGCGCTGGAGGAGGTGGTGGGGAAGCTGGCCGGCGAGGCGGAGCTGGCGAAGCGCGCAGTGCGCGAGCTGGAGGGCGCGGACGCGGAGCTCACCCGCATGCTGTCGGACCTGCACGAGGCCCCCGCGACGAGCGGCTTCGGCGCGCTGAAGGGCAAGCTGCCCCGACCCGTGGCGGGCATCGTGGAGGTGGGCTTCGGCCGCGTGGTGAACCCGCGCTTCAACACCGTCACCGTGCAGAAGGGCGTCGACATCCGCGTGCCCGCCGGCACCCCCGTGCACGCGGTGGCGGAAGGCACCGTCGTCTACGCCGGCTGGCTGCGCGGCTACGGCAACCTGCTCATCGTCGACCACGGCGATGACTTCCACACCCTGGTGGCCCACCTGTCCACCATCGCCGTCGCCGTGGGAGCCCGCGTGGCCCCCGGTGACGTGGTGGGGGAGGTGGGCGACACCGGCTCCCTCAAGGGCGCCTACCTGTACTTCGAGGTCCGGCGCGCGGGGCAGGCCGTCGACCCCGCCCCGTGGCTCGCCCCCGCCTCCGCCTCGGTGAGCACCCCCTGA
- a CDS encoding alpha/beta fold hydrolase — MDLMGGMQKAMRRVLVARGVASETVDVGGQKVHHYALEGQGKGPPVVLVHGLGGSANGFGRTFFGLARRFSRVLAPDLPGHGFSGEYCGGPTCVRGQFDVLRAYCEDVVKAPALVVGNSLGGAMAVNLASEQPALVKALALVAPAGAELTPEALTALLGAFAVKSNADVRALTKRLFHRPPWAAMLLASELRKFYTTPTVRALSDDALATQASIAPQAVRDLKMPVLLLWGGSERLLPPEILSWYRQHLPPQAEVRVVEGFGHVPQMERPDAFVSHLVGFADRAGL, encoded by the coding sequence GTGGACCTGATGGGTGGGATGCAGAAGGCGATGCGCCGCGTGCTGGTGGCGCGGGGCGTGGCGTCGGAGACGGTGGACGTGGGTGGGCAGAAGGTGCACCACTACGCGCTCGAGGGGCAGGGCAAGGGGCCGCCGGTGGTGCTGGTGCACGGGCTGGGCGGTTCGGCCAACGGCTTCGGGCGGACGTTCTTCGGGCTCGCGCGGCGCTTCTCGCGGGTGCTGGCGCCGGACCTGCCGGGCCACGGCTTCTCCGGCGAGTACTGCGGCGGTCCCACCTGCGTGCGCGGCCAGTTCGACGTGCTGCGCGCCTATTGCGAGGACGTGGTGAAGGCGCCCGCGCTGGTGGTGGGCAATTCGCTGGGCGGGGCCATGGCCGTCAACCTGGCCTCCGAACAGCCGGCCCTGGTGAAGGCGCTGGCGCTGGTGGCCCCCGCGGGCGCGGAGCTGACGCCGGAGGCGCTGACGGCGCTGCTGGGCGCGTTCGCGGTGAAGTCCAACGCGGACGTGCGGGCGCTGACGAAGCGGCTCTTCCACCGTCCGCCATGGGCCGCGATGCTGCTCGCGTCGGAGCTGCGGAAGTTCTACACGACGCCCACCGTGCGGGCCCTGTCGGATGACGCCCTCGCCACGCAGGCGAGCATCGCGCCCCAGGCGGTGCGGGACCTCAAGATGCCGGTGCTCCTGCTGTGGGGCGGCAGCGAGCGGCTCCTGCCTCCGGAGATCCTCTCCTGGTACCGTCAGCACCTGCCGCCCCAGGCGGAGGTGCGTGTGGTGGAGGGCTTCGGCCACGTGCCGCAGATGGAGCGGCCGGACGCGTTCGTGTCCCACCTGGTGGGCTTCGCGGACCGGGCCGGCCTCTAA
- a CDS encoding S41 family peptidase, which produces MTRFPKPWRMGLAALLLWGAPALAQKPADAAGRDESAYRQLELFARVLSYVENNYVESVDRKTLIQGAIQGMLETLDPHTLFMPPEVFREMKIDTSGEFGGLGIEIARKGDRLVVVAPIDDTPAARAGIKAGDELLAIDGESTLGMDLGRALQKMRGPAGGRVLLTLMRAGFNAPQELAILRDHIRIVSVEGALYDGIGHVKVKNFQDRTDLSLKKELDRLRALNGGRELDGLVLDLRNNPGGLLDQAVAMSDRFLPGNLTIVSTRGRDGRNASEERSRDRDTEKDYPLVVLVNAGSASASEIVAGALQDHGRAVIMGTQTFGKGSVQTIIELEDGSGLKLTIARYYTPKGRSIQEKGITPDFLVPEDASGKPGSDAPREKDLRRHFKAEPSQATSEVAAAPRALPANLKDWAVTAKLADPQLKVALNYLHGLAPGPASRGSGSTAGR; this is translated from the coding sequence GTGACCCGTTTCCCGAAGCCGTGGCGCATGGGACTCGCCGCGCTCCTGCTGTGGGGCGCGCCCGCGCTCGCGCAGAAGCCGGCGGACGCGGCCGGCCGGGACGAATCCGCGTACCGCCAGCTGGAGCTGTTCGCGCGGGTGCTCTCCTACGTTGAGAACAACTACGTGGAGTCGGTGGACCGCAAGACGCTCATCCAGGGCGCCATCCAGGGAATGCTCGAGACGCTGGATCCCCACACGCTCTTCATGCCCCCGGAGGTGTTCCGGGAGATGAAGATCGACACGTCGGGTGAGTTCGGGGGCCTGGGCATCGAGATCGCGCGCAAGGGCGACCGGCTGGTGGTGGTGGCGCCCATCGACGACACGCCGGCGGCGCGCGCGGGCATCAAGGCCGGGGACGAGCTGCTGGCCATCGACGGGGAGAGCACCCTGGGCATGGACCTGGGCCGCGCGCTGCAGAAGATGCGCGGGCCCGCCGGTGGCCGCGTGCTGCTCACGCTGATGCGCGCGGGCTTCAACGCCCCGCAGGAGCTGGCCATCCTGCGCGACCACATCCGCATCGTGTCGGTGGAGGGCGCGCTCTACGACGGCATCGGCCACGTGAAGGTGAAGAACTTCCAGGACCGCACGGACCTGTCGCTGAAGAAGGAGCTGGACCGGCTGCGCGCGCTCAACGGCGGCCGGGAGCTGGACGGCCTGGTGCTGGACCTGCGCAACAACCCCGGGGGCCTGCTGGATCAAGCCGTGGCGATGAGCGACCGCTTCCTGCCGGGCAACCTGACCATCGTGTCCACGCGCGGGCGCGACGGCCGCAACGCCTCCGAGGAGCGCAGCCGCGACCGCGACACGGAGAAGGACTACCCGCTGGTGGTGCTCGTCAACGCGGGCAGCGCCTCCGCGTCCGAAATCGTCGCCGGGGCGCTCCAGGACCACGGCCGCGCGGTCATCATGGGGACGCAGACCTTCGGCAAGGGCAGCGTGCAGACCATCATCGAGCTGGAGGACGGCTCCGGGCTGAAGCTCACCATCGCGCGCTACTACACGCCCAAGGGCCGCAGCATCCAGGAGAAGGGCATCACCCCGGACTTCCTCGTGCCAGAGGACGCGTCCGGGAAGCCGGGGAGTGACGCGCCCCGGGAGAAGGACCTGCGGCGCCACTTCAAGGCGGAGCCGTCCCAGGCGACGTCGGAGGTCGCGGCCGCGCCGCGTGCACTGCCCGCGAACCTGAAGGACTGGGCGGTGACGGCGAAACTCGCGGATCCACAACTCAAGGTGGCGCTCAACTACCTCCACGGGTTGGCGCCAGGGCCCGCGTCCCGGGGCTCCGGGAGCACCGCGGGTCGCTGA